In one Bradyrhizobium sp. 4 genomic region, the following are encoded:
- a CDS encoding flagellar motor protein MotA, with product MPPGASPRSSLDIEYTKLSSPSVFLVRMLVFLVLCALVGVVLYKQIIQAFFANPGLNALIGGVLFIGIILAFRQVIRLYPEVSWVNNFRIADPGLAPARHPKLLAPMAMILGGERTGRMSITQTTMRHLLDSIATRLDEARDISRYMTGLLVFLGLLGTFWGLIETVGSVGKVIDGLKVGGDSGALFDTLKEGLAAPLGGMGISFSSSLFGLAGSLILGFLDLQSSQAQNRFYTDLEDWLATTVREYGNGEVAVASGGGGGGIASGELQAVVERLRTVLEEGSGSRGTTAAMASLAEAIQALVSHMRTEQQMIREWADGQGEQNREIRRLLERIARQPEKG from the coding sequence ATGCCGCCAGGCGCCTCGCCCCGCTCCTCCCTCGACATCGAATACACCAAGCTATCCTCGCCCAGCGTCTTCCTGGTGCGGATGCTGGTCTTCCTGGTGCTCTGCGCCCTGGTCGGGGTGGTGCTCTACAAGCAGATCATCCAGGCCTTCTTCGCCAATCCCGGGCTCAATGCCCTGATCGGCGGAGTGCTGTTCATCGGTATCATCCTGGCCTTCCGCCAGGTGATCCGGCTGTACCCCGAAGTGTCCTGGGTCAACAATTTCCGCATCGCCGATCCCGGCCTTGCGCCCGCCCGCCACCCCAAGCTGCTGGCTCCGATGGCGATGATCCTCGGCGGCGAGCGCACCGGGCGGATGTCGATCACCCAGACCACCATGCGGCACCTGCTCGATTCGATCGCGACCCGCCTCGACGAGGCCCGCGACATCTCCCGCTACATGACCGGGCTTCTGGTCTTCCTCGGCCTCCTCGGCACCTTCTGGGGCCTGATCGAAACGGTCGGCTCGGTCGGCAAGGTGATCGACGGGCTCAAGGTCGGGGGCGATTCCGGCGCCCTGTTCGACACGCTGAAAGAGGGGCTGGCCGCCCCGCTCGGCGGCATGGGCATCTCGTTCTCGAGCTCGCTGTTCGGCCTTGCCGGCTCGCTCATCCTCGGCTTCCTCGATTTGCAATCGAGCCAGGCGCAGAACCGTTTCTACACCGATCTCGAAGACTGGCTTGCCACCACCGTGCGCGAATATGGCAACGGCGAGGTGGCGGTCGCCTCCGGCGGTGGCGGCGGTGGCATTGCCAGCGGCGAGCTTCAGGCCGTCGTCGAGCGCTTGCGCACGGTGCTCGAGGAAGGCAGCGGCAGCCGCGGCACCACCGCAGCGATGGCGAGCCTCGCCGAAGCCATCCAGGCGCTGGTCTCGCATATGCGGACCGAACAGCAGATGATCCGTGAATGGGCCGACGGCCAGGGCGAGCAGAACCGCGAGATCCGGCGCCTGCTGGAGCGCATCGCGCGTCAGCCCGAGAAGGGTTAA
- a CDS encoding peptidoglycan -binding protein: MALARGRRGDTSFNYWPGFVDALSTLVLSIVFLLSVFLVVQFFLSQEVTGKDKALEQLNAKIAQLNELLSLEKLGKLTLDDQVSSLKAGLASAESERDRIKGLYDGLAAAGNDAQGKSSELGKALDSEKVVSARALAQIEVLNQQISALRRQLAALEEALDVSEKRDKESQNRIADLGSRLNVALAQRVQELSRYRSEFFGRLRAILGNRPDIRIVGDRFVFQSEVFFDTGQAVLLPEGRAELDTLAAALIDLDKKIPNEIPWVLRVDGHTDVRPVNGANFKSNWDLSAARSISVVQYLISLGVPAQRLVAAGFGEFQPLDTANTEDAYKRNRRIELKLTER; encoded by the coding sequence ATGGCACTGGCGCGCGGCCGCCGCGGCGATACCTCCTTCAACTACTGGCCCGGCTTCGTCGACGCGCTGTCGACGCTGGTGCTGTCGATCGTGTTCCTGCTGTCGGTGTTCCTGGTCGTGCAGTTCTTCCTGTCGCAGGAGGTCACCGGCAAGGACAAGGCGCTGGAGCAGCTCAACGCCAAGATCGCGCAGCTCAACGAACTGCTGTCGCTGGAGAAGCTCGGCAAGCTCACGCTCGACGACCAGGTTTCGTCGCTGAAAGCCGGCCTCGCCTCGGCCGAGAGCGAACGCGATCGCATCAAGGGCCTCTATGACGGGCTCGCCGCCGCCGGCAACGATGCGCAGGGCAAATCCTCCGAGCTCGGCAAGGCGCTGGACTCCGAGAAGGTGGTTTCGGCCCGTGCGCTGGCGCAGATCGAGGTGCTGAACCAGCAGATCAGCGCGCTGCGGCGGCAGCTAGCGGCGCTGGAAGAAGCGCTCGACGTCAGTGAGAAGCGCGACAAGGAATCGCAGAATCGAATTGCCGATCTGGGGTCTCGCCTGAATGTCGCCCTGGCGCAGCGGGTGCAGGAATTGTCGCGCTACCGCTCGGAATTCTTCGGCCGCCTGCGCGCCATCCTTGGTAACCGCCCCGACATCCGCATCGTCGGCGACCGCTTCGTGTTCCAGTCCGAAGTGTTCTTCGACACCGGACAGGCGGTGTTGCTGCCCGAAGGCCGCGCCGAGCTCGACACGCTCGCGGCCGCACTGATCGATCTCGACAAGAAGATCCCGAACGAGATCCCCTGGGTGCTGCGCGTCGACGGCCACACCGACGTGCGTCCGGTCAACGGTGCGAATTTCAAGTCGAATTGGGACCTCTCGGCCGCCCGTTCGATCTCGGTGGTGCAGTACCTGATCTCGCTCGGCGTGCCCGCCCAGCGCCTTGTCGCCGCCGGCTTCGGCGAATTCCAGCCGCTCGACACCGCCAACACCGAGGACGCCTACAAGCGCAACCGCCGCATCGAGCTGAAGCTGACGGAGCGGTAG